The Acipenser ruthenus chromosome 11, fAciRut3.2 maternal haplotype, whole genome shotgun sequence region CTCCCGCTCGGAAAGGCACCCTGTATAAAAACACAACCTCAACATCTCTGCTTAGGAAAGTTGCattgaacatttgtttttaactgcaatatttgcaACGTAAAACATTGGCTGTCAATTATACACAATTAAATAATTGAGTCATGCTTTGATTTATAATCGGGGCAGATGGATATTGTAGCTATTATGTGGTAAAATTCATACCCAAATGCTGTATGCAGAGCAGAGCCTCATTATACTTCATGTAGCGCATACCCTGTGCTGCTGATCAGCCTTCAAATGGATTTTAGAGAAACCCTGCTAATGAACTTGTGCGAGGGTATGAATTATGAGATAGCtctacagtttatttaaacacCTAGTGATTTGGCAACTTATATGGAAACTTGTGTGAATCCTTATTAGGAAATGGCACTTGTCCAAGCTCTCCACAGTACAGCTGCTTCAGACAGAAAGATCAGGATTCTAATCAACAGCCTTTAGTATGCTACCGGCATGTAGCTGGGTTTAGCTGGTTAGAGAAGCTTTTATTTGTTGGTTCCTCGCACAGTTTCAGTTTTATATGTATTTCTCCTGTCCATGTACTGTGTATGCACTTTTCCATTATTCAGTTCTGTATCCAGCAAAAACAAAGCTGTTGCCTGAATGCTTTCTGTCGGGGCCAGAATGCAAGCTTCAAGACAAGAGTGTGCTTTAAGGGTAGATATGTACTAGCAGGGCCATGCCAAtgtaaaggaaaaaagaaaagatggaaaatatattttgcagaaGCCCAAAATAAATGCACTTTCAGTAGCATGCAACATGAATTACATTGTGTAGCTTAGCTTAGTCAAACATACACTAAGAGAAGATGAGGCTTTGTGAAAGCATTGTTCGCTCCAAGCCAACAGAAACACGCCCAATGAGAAGGTGGCTCGTGTGCCAGGCACTAGAATTTTCTTAAGTGGTGCAACTGCAGAACGGCCTCATGGCATCAAAATCGAAGTGAAAAGGACCATTTTATAATAATTTCACTATTTATACAAAGTGTGCCCAGACTCCATTTCAGGAATCTGAGTGTTCTGCTGTTCTGTGGCTGTGTGGCAGTAGTGACCTGTGTATGTATCTTTACATTTTCCTGCCATGTAGCCACACATTTCTGAGATACTGACACTGTGAATATTGAGAGTGATATTGATAGACTGTGGTTGCAGATTCTGATAGTGTCAGTAGCTGCTGCAGCTTCCCTAATTAAACAGGCCACTGCAGGCATGGTAATAGCCAGTGAATATGTGTCAACACCACCATGGAAATGGAGTAAACGCCTCATGGCACCAACCTTTTAACGAGAAGGTAAAAACTACAGAAGCTGTAGCCTGTTTATGATTGTGTTGTGTTTATGCTTAAGCTTGCCCCCTTTGTATTTCAGTACAATTACTAGAAATGGCTTTACCTGCTTTGATTTGTTGTTGTAAAGGATAAATAAACCCTCTAAAGCTGCTCTAGTCCTATTTGGGGACTTAAAGTTGAGAAGGTGTGCCCAGCTAAAATTAAACTGACCTCTGTTAAGTGTCAAAGGTCTGATTGGCACGCAGCAGGCATTTTGAAGACATGTGAGACTATGGCCAGGCCTAAATTGGTATATTGATTGCCAATGTAACCTGGCCACCTGTATGGAAGGTAACTGTCTGCTTGGGAGTGTGTTGCATATTTTGGTTTGTGACTCTGCTTGCCTCCCTGCCTGCTTGACCTGTCCCAATTGTATACTGTTTGTCTTGTTTCAGGATTCCTGGGGATGTTGATCCTGTGACAGTCTTTGCCTCCTTGTCCCCTGAAGGAGTTCTCATTATCGAAGCCCGTCAGACTCCACCATATTACCTCTTTGGCAATGACAGCGGAGGAGAGGAAACAGAGTTTAAACCTCAAGAGACCTCTGTGGCTTAGTCCCGGTACCTGGAGTATCAGAGGTGGCCTTAAAGGTGAACCATAATCCTGAGATCATCGAGACACAGCATCCGATACAAAGTATATCTTATGTGACGAGTAATCTGAACAAACCACTAACACGGAGCATTCATAATTAAAAGAAGATGGGGGAACAGCTGCATTGCATACAAACTGTTCATGGATTTCTCTCTGCCAATTACAAAGCCCAGTGCTGTGCTTTCCTTAAGGGTTCATGCAATGTGTAAACATCCACAAAGCACACCTCTAAAAGCTGCCCCTGGGGTTTTAATTCCAAATGGTGTGAACTGTTTGTAATACTCAAGCTATAACAACTGTATATACATTGGTTAATATTTTCAATCATTTGTTATAGAGGTCTTACAAAAATTGTGTCATTTGCTTTTCTATCTGTATATGAGATTATGATTCTGGTTACCTAATAACTTAAGTGCCTTTAAAATTAGGTAAATAAATCAAACtaattattgtttgttatttttgatgaGAAATAAAGAGACAATGTATTCGAGATTCTGTGTACTGTTTACTCAATACAACCTTCCCAAGACTACCACTGAGAGCACCTACAGTGCTAAATCTGCCTTCTGTTGTGTGATTTGGAAAAGATCCCTTCTACAAATATACACTGTAGATTCAAACTGCAATGCATTGAATGCATAGATTTCAAGGACTGAAAAGGTTTTCCCGTGGCTGTCACTAAACCTCATAAATGTAAAGAAACCTTGCAATCCGTAAACATTATACCTCCCaatgtaacaactgtaagtcgccctggataaggacgtctgctaggaaattaataataataataataataataataataataataataataataataataataataacgtgcgCTCAGTGAGCATCGGTTAACGGGAATCCTGTGTTAATAGGCTGAATGTGGGTCTATCCTGTTTGTTCAAATAATTTTCTGAGGGTGCATCATAATGCATAGTTTTACAGTAATAGCACATCATCGTATTGCACTTAATATTCCCGCATTCTTCTACAAAAACCTTGACAAACTCCAAGATTCATTGGGCATTGGCAGCATTGTCTCGCAAGTCTCACTTTGCCTAGTTTCTTCAATACTGAGTCAGTATTGGAAGTCCATACGTGGCACTTTATTACCTGAACGCAGTCTCAAAATGCAGTTAAGAGCTATAATGTTTTTGAGAAATGCAAAACGTGTTGGCATTTGTATTTGAATGATTCAGAAAATGTTACTAGCATTGATCGAAATGGCTTGCTTTGATACATACAGCAGACAAGCATAAtcaaatactgtttaaaaattgCTTTCATAAGAACTACTGGCATCCAAACTGTGTTTGTCTTCaaaaagccttcaaatacaacacagtgaagcATCAGAGCAAGTCttcaaatacaacacagtgaagcATCAGAGCAAGTCttcaaatacaacacagtgaagcATCAGAGCAAGTCttcaaatacaacacagtgaagcATCAGAGCAAGCCttcaaatacaacacagtgaagcATCGAGAAAGAAAAACTCTTAAAAccatttgtaaataataaatgtagtcGCATAGCTACAGGTTTATaatattaatggtaatattgcAGAGATTTAGACTATCTAAGCACACAAAAAAATGAACTCCAAATGCCACTTGCGGACAATTTATCAGTACTGTAGCTTTGGCTCCAGTGCAGTATGTTGCATATTTTTCAACATTCGGAGTAAAGCAGTGTAAATGTTACCAAGCGCGGTGTAAAGACACCCCAGGGCATCATACACTGATCTCAGCTGGGCTGTGTGAAATCTAATCAGAACTGCCCAGCCTGGCTCTTGACCTCCTCAGGCTGTTCTGCGTCCTGTTTCTCTTGGACCTCTTGCTCTGCTGCCTGGGGAGCTTGCTGGTCACTGGGGGCTGGCTGGTCTGACTGGTCGCTAGAGGCTTGCTGGTCTTGCTGATCGCTGGGGACTTGCTGGTCACTGGGGGCTGGCTTGTCTTGCTGGTCGATGGGGGCTGGCTGCTCTTGTTGGTCGATGGGGGCTGGCTGGTCGCTGGGGGCTGGCTGGTCTTGCTGGTCGATGGGGGCTGGCTGGTCTTGCTGGTCGATGGGGGCTGGCTGGTCTTGCTGGTTGCTGGGGGCTGGATGGTCACTGGGGGCTGGCTGGTCTGACTGGTCGCTAGAGGCTTGCTTGTCTTGCTGATCGCTGGGGACTTGCTGGTCACTGGGGGCTGGCTTGTCTTGCTGGTCGATGGAGGCTGGCTGGTCTTGTTGGTCGATGGGGGCTGGCTGGTTGCTGGGGGCTGGCTGGTCTTGCTGGTCGATGGGGGCTGGCTGGTCTTGTTGGTCGATGGGGGCTGGCTGGTCTTGCTGGTCGATGGGGGCTGGCTGGTCTTGCTGGTTGCTGGGGGCTGGATGGTCGCTGGGGGCTGCCTGGTCTTGCTGGTCGCTGGGGGCTGGCTGGTCTTGCTGGTCAATGGGGGCTGGCTTGTCTGGCTGGTCGCTGGGGGCTGGCTGGTCTGGCTGGTCGCTGGAGGCTGGCTGGTCTTGCTGGTCACTGGGGGCTGGCTGGTCGCCGGGGGCTGGCTGGTCTTGCTGGTCACTGGGGGCTGGCTGGTCTTGCTGGTCACTGTGGACTGGCTGGTCTGGCTGGTCGCTGGGGGCTGGTTGGTCTTGCTGGTCACTGGGGGCTGGCTGGTCTTGCTGGTCACTGGGGGCTGGCTGGTCTTGCTGGTCACTGTGGACTGGCTGGTCTGGCTGGTCGCTGGGGGCTGGCTGGTCTTGCTGGTCACTGGGCACTGGCTCACTCACTGGTACTTCTTGTTGTGGAGGGCCCTTCTCTTCGCTCTCTGCTGGATAAGCTTGCTCTTTCTCAGGGTCCTCCTCTTCTTCTTTCAGAGCCTCTGCCTTGTTCTCCACCTGCACAGGGAGTTTCCTTTTTAGTTAACAATATGAATTACTTCACAGAGTCATGGTGCCAATATAGTTAAGaattttattgtattctattgAAAGTAACTGCATTAAACAT contains the following coding sequences:
- the LOC131696579 gene encoding cell surface glycoprotein 1-like isoform X1 gives rise to the protein MAEPSRIFPRPLFRRDWNWDPFLYWAQPTRIFDQDFRMPLSLEENDLNWVDWARRRLSSSWPGYLQSPNWTPSLGKQQTVCRQGLQRQLSGGVSEVRAGPDSWKISLDVNHFTPEEITIKAKGGYVEISGKHEERQDEHGFVSRCFTRKYKLPIGVSPQAIASSLSPGGVLSVDVPLPKPAAGVPVEIIIPVQVRKKNPFRFCSMGLLPSFKKYSLGVENKAEALKEEEEDPEKEQAYPAESEEKGPPQQEVPVSEPVPSDQQDQPAPSDQPDQPVHSDQQDQPAPSDQQDQPAPSDQQDQPAPSDQPDQPVHSDQQDQPAPSDQQDQPAPGDQPAPSDQQDQPASSDQPDQPAPSDQPDKPAPIDQQDQPAPSDQQDQAAPSDHPAPSNQQDQPAPIDQQDQPAPIDQQDQPAPIDQQDQPAPSNQPAPIDQQDQPASIDQQDKPAPSDQQVPSDQQDKQASSDQSDQPAPSDHPAPSNQQDQPAPIDQQDQPAPIDQQDQPAPSDQPAPIDQQEQPAPIDQQDKPAPSDQQVPSDQQDQQASSDQSDQPAPSDQQAPQAAEQEVQEKQDAEQPEEVKSQAGQF
- the LOC131696579 gene encoding cell surface glycoprotein 1-like isoform X2, which produces MAEPSRIFPRPLFRRDWNWDPFLYWAQPTRIFDQDFRMPLSLEENDLNWVDWARRRLSSSWPGYLQSPNWTPSLGKQQTVCRQGLQRQLSGGVSEVRAGPDSWKISLDVNHFTPEEITIKAKGGYVEISGKHEERQDEHGFVSRCFTRKYKLPIGVSPQAIASSLSPGGVLSVDVPLPKPAAGVPVEIIIPVQVENKAEALKEEEEDPEKEQAYPAESEEKGPPQQEVPVSEPVPSDQQDQPAPSDQPDQPVHSDQQDQPAPSDQQDQPAPSDQQDQPAPSDQPDQPVHSDQQDQPAPSDQQDQPAPGDQPAPSDQQDQPASSDQPDQPAPSDQPDKPAPIDQQDQPAPSDQQDQAAPSDHPAPSNQQDQPAPIDQQDQPAPIDQQDQPAPIDQQDQPAPSNQPAPIDQQDQPASIDQQDKPAPSDQQVPSDQQDKQASSDQSDQPAPSDHPAPSNQQDQPAPIDQQDQPAPIDQQDQPAPSDQPAPIDQQEQPAPIDQQDKPAPSDQQVPSDQQDQQASSDQSDQPAPSDQQAPQAAEQEVQEKQDAEQPEEVKSQAGQF